The DNA sequence TTGGGCTTATAACAGCAAAGGATATAACAAAGAGGCAGAAATTTCCTGATGCAAGCAGGGACAAAGAGGGGAGGCTTCTTGTTGGTGCAGCTGTCGGCCCCTTTGACATCGATAGAGCAATAATGCTTGAGAAGGAGGGGGTAGACGTTATCGTTGTTGACACAGCACACGCGCATAATGAGAACGTTCTTCGTTCTCTGAAAAAAATGCGTAAAGAGATAACTGTTGACATTGTTGCAGGTAATATTGCTACTAGCGAAGCTGCAGAAGACCTGATTTCCATCGGTGTCGACGGTCTGAGAGTCGGGATCGGTCCGGGTTCGATTTGCACCACCAGAATAGTTGCCGGTATTGGTGTTCCTCAGGTTACTGCTGTATCTGATGTTGCAGAGATAGCACAATCTCACGGAATTCCAGTAATAGCAGATGGCGGAGTTCGCTTTTCAGGTGACATAGTGAAGGCCATTGCCGCAGGTGCGAATAGTGTAATGCTCGGATCGCTGCTTGCAGGAACTGAAGAAAGTCCTGGAACAGAGATAATATTGAGCGGGCGCAAATATAAGACATACAGGGGAATGGGATCAATAGGTGCAATCCAGGCAGGGATTTCTGACAGATACGGAAAACTTGGTGCAAACAAATTCGTTTCAGAAGGTGTTGAAGGTGCAGTTCCATACCGGGGGAAGGTCGAAGAGGTTCTTTTCCAACTCATAGGTGGCTTGAAATCTGGAATGGGTTACGTCGGTGCCCCGGATATTGAAAGTCTCAGGATGAACTCAAGATTCGTAAAAATAACTTCCAATGGTCTCAAAGAAAGTCACCCACATGATATACGTATCATCAGCGAACCCCCAAATTACCAGATTTATCAGGTATAACCTTATGAATCCAAGATACCTATTTTGTACCAATTAGGTTAAATACCTAATTTTACTCTTTAACATTATGAGAACTAAATCAATAGCATTCACAGTTCTAGTGTCTCTTGTTGTGGTAGCACTCCTGGCTTCATCTGCCGGGGCTTCGACAATTACAGCTACTATAAATCCAAAGGATAACTCAGCAACTGTGCAAGCAAAAATGATGGCCACACAAGAAATAAGCGGAAATAGCAGTAAATTTAAATTACTTGCTGAAGCAATGGGAAGCCATAATGAAAGTTTTACTTTCAGTTCAAATGTGAGCGTTAACTCTCAAGTCTACGCAGCATTCAATAGAAGCGTATCCGCGAATGCAAGTTCGGCTTACCTTCAGAACATATCATTCCAGTATTACGAGAATCAATCAGTGATAACCAGTGGAAATGAAACGCACATATTCATTAATACGACAATGGTGTTTTCAATGAACGTCACCGGCTTTATTCATGGAAGAACCGCGAATATGTCGTGGAGAGCATTCAACGTGACGAATAACGTATCTTACAACGGGTATTTGCTCAACAAAATTGAATTCCACGGTATGCTAACTGGCCGCAATATGCTAAATTTCCATGCCTTTGCCAAACCACTGAACACTTGGGACAGGTCTTATAACAGCGCTAAAAACATCACTACGTTTACATACAACGCAAACACAACGATAGATTATCATGGAACATTCACCAACCCCATGTTTGGTACAGTCTATTATAACGCAACAATGGACCCGGCATATACCGTAGTGACTCCAGGATATTCAACGGCATCAGGAAATAGCCTTACGGTGGGAAGCGCACCGCCTGCGTCTTCCAATGATGTATACTATTACATAGCAGCAGCAGTTGTGATAGTTGCAGTAGGTGGTTTCCTGTTCATGAATATGAGGAAGAGGCGTTAATCTTCCTTATTTTATAATTTGACAAAACAGAATCAGAAAGACCATTATCTAAATCTTTTAATATTTCAGCTATTTTTACAAAATTGTCTTTGAACTGTTCCATTTTTTTTGGATTCCGTAGTATTGCAGCAGGATGGTACTGAGGAGCGATTAATCTTCCGTCAAGGTATATTAGAGATCCTTCCAATTCAGAAATCCTTCCTAACTTCGTTCCAAGAATTATATTAAGTGACCGAATCGCAGAGTTACCCATGGGAACAAGAATTAACGGCTTCAGTATCGATATCTCTTCCTTCAGATAATCGGAACAAGATTTTATCTCAGTGATCTTTGGAGACTTTCCAATCTTTGGTCTGCACCTCACCGAGTTTGTGATGTATATGTCTTTTGACAGAATACCTGCGTAATTCAATGCTTTATTCAGTAAATTTCCACTTCGTCCTACAAAAGGTTTACCGACTTCGTCTTCCTTGGCTCCCGGCGCCTCGCCAATGATGACAAGTTTCGGCTTATCGGTGCCATAACCGCATACCGCTCTTTTTCTGGAAAAATATAGATCACACTTCTTGCATGATGTTATTAGGCTGCAGATATCTGTTAACGATTGCATTCTTCGGTTAAATCTGCGAGGCTATATTTAGACTTGTTGTATGGATCAAAATAATAGTTGGGAAACATTTCATTTTTTGCATCTAATATTTTGGAATCATTGAAACGCAAGATAGTTAAGACTAGAAAAAAAGTCCTTAATGAGAAAAAACCATAAACGATAAACGATTACATTGCAAGAATGGAGAAATTAGTAGCAGCAAACAGACAGGATGTGCTTGAATTCTTTCACAGTCACGGCATGCTAGTTTCACCAACAGCTCTTGACACCATAATAAAGGAAGGCTTGGGCAAATTTATTCCAAAGATGCTCTCCCAGGATGTCCTGGATCTTGGATACGTCGACGAGGCAACCATCAGGAAATTGATGATAGGAGATATAAAAACTGACCGGATGGATTTTGAAGTTGATCTACCCGATATAAGGATAAACAACTCTGTGGAAGATTTCCAGCAACTGTTCGTTAGCAGATACAAGAAAATCAGCAGGCTTATTAGCGTTTCAAGTTCAATGCGAGGTACTCTTGATATTAGAAGTGCCAAAAAAACCCGCGGTGAGGTAAAGGTAACTGGCATAGTGTACTCCGTTGATACCACAAAGAACGGCCATAAGAGAATAATAATAGAGGATACAGACGATTCAATCGCAGTTATGCTTCTAAAGAACAAGGGCCTGGATAATGAGTTGATACTCCAGGACGAGGTTATAGGGGTGATAGGAACAACCAGCAGTGGTTCCGGTGATACAGTTATATTTGCAAACGAGATCGTAAGACCAGACATACCGTACCGCGTGATTGAGGATAATGGTAAACCTCCGGTGTATGTGGCCTCAATATCTGATATCCATGTTGGCTCTAAAACATTCAGGAAAGACGATTTCAAGAGAGCAATGAACTGGATCTCTAGATCTGAAGACGAGGCCAATGAACTGAAATATTTGATACTGAGTGGAGATGTTGTCGATGGGATAGGCGTTTATCCTGGCCAACAGGATGATCTGGAGATTTTCAATCCTCTTGAACAGTATTCTAAACTCTCTGAATACCTGTCTGAAATTCCTGAAGATGTCACCGTTTTCATTCTCCCAGGGAATCACGACGTGGTCAGATTGGCGGAGCCGCAACCCAAATTTTCCGGAAAACTTAAGGAAATATTGCCGAAAAACGCTGTTCTTCTGCCTAATCCCTGCAATTTAAGGCTTGAAGAAAAGAATGTTCTCGTATATCATGGTATGTCGTTAAATGATATGGTTGAACTAATTCCAGGGGCAAATTTCACCACTATCGGGAAGGCTATTGAGGAGATGTTAAAAAGAAGGCATCTGGCTATAAAATACGGAGGCAACACTCCACTTATTCCTTCCGCTAATGATTATCACGTAATCGAGCAGGTTCCAGATGTTTTCATAACCGGGCATATACATTCTCATTATGTTGGAAACTACAGGGGTGTCAGGTACGTTAATTCTTCCACCTGGCAGTCTCAAACTGATTACCAGAGAATGATGAATTTTGCTCCGAACCCATCGATAATGACACTTTTTGATCTTAATTCAAAAACTACTATAATAAAAAATTTTGATTCAGGAAACTAAAAAGTTTTCTTAATAATTTCTTCGATTTCTTTCTTGAAAGTTTTTATTAGTTCATTGATCGCTTCGTCCTTGATAGATGTTGGGGTGCTAAGTAAACCCAATTCTGCAGTCACCTTAGTCATTCTCGCCATAGAATCATATTCTTTCAACTTACTCTCTAAATAAAGCTCCAGTACGGAAACAATTTCATTCTTTATTTCCTCGTTATCATTGATCTTTTTCTTAATGTATTCCTTTATCAGATCTTTCACGACATCTCTTATAGCTTCAAAATAGAGGTCTTCGGATGGCATAGTTCTCAGGAAGTTTTTAATGTACTTTTCAACCTGTTCGTCCATGATATGAACATTATGATTACATAATTAAAGTTTGGTCGCCGAAAAGGATGGAATAAAGACTTTAATTGTAGGCTGTTATACGTAATCGATTCAAATTGGTATCACCAGTTATAGCTAGAGGCAAGAAGGTATTCCTTTGCATTATAGACAAAAACGACATTCCCATAATATACGAAACGATCAATGACAGAGAGGTCAGAAGGTTCCTTAGGGACCCAGATGGAATTAACTATCTGGATGGAGAATTTAAGTGGTACGAAAATCTTGTGGATCATTCAGAATCTGACAGAGTTTTTGAAATACGATCGGTGCAGAATGATGAATTTATTGGTCTTATAGGCCTTCATAAGATTGACTGGAAAAACGGCAACGCATATGTTGGTTATATGTCAAGAAAGCAATTCTGGGGTAAGGGCTACATGACTGAGGCCGTTTCTTTGATCGATGATTATGCATTTAACGACATGGGAATGAGAAAACTTATTTCGTCCGTGTTTGAACCGAATGTGGCTTCAATTAAAGTTCTTCAGAAGAATGGATTCAAACAATCGGGTATATTTAGAGAAGTACGGTTACTGAGAGATTATGGCTACGTCAATGAGATTCACTTTGACCTGTTGAAAAAAGAATGGGAAGTAATGAAGAAAGTCGAGGCAGAAGAAAAATAGTATCATGTATCTGGTTTGCTCAACGGAACTAAATTAATTATTTATAACAAGTCCTGATACTGAAAGACTTAAATGCAATTCAAATGTTTGTTTGAGTTCATTTGTCCTATTGAGGTGTAATATTGAAGAGAAGTTCAAGAGACTGGAAGAAACGCGGAAAGATGCGCTGGAAATGGCGAAAGAAAAGAATTAGAAGATTGAAGCGATCAAGAAGAGCGAACAAAGAATAGGGGAGCATGGGGTAATCAGGCTATCCTACCGGGCTCCAGTCAGGTTATGATTAACTATGGGTCACCTGATTAATGATGAGTGACTGGATCTATGAACCGGAAGAGACCCGTAGATCTGGGTTCGAATCCCAGTGCTCCCATTAGGCATTCTTTTTTTAGTATAAACATAAAGTTTTCGCGCGGATCAGCGGCGTTTGCTTTAGATCAAGAGAATTGCTCTCTTTATATTCGGCATAGTTATAAGTCTCATGGACACATATTTTTCAGGTTTTCCGAATATCTTCGAAGCATCATGGATGTTGAAAATCTTGAATTTGTTTGAAATAAGGTAATTCATGAATTCTTCTCTTTTTATGCATATTAATACATTTGTATACTGTTAGACATACTTTCTTATGTATACGAATATACAAATGTAAACAACTTAGATGTACTTTACTTCAAGCAGGACGTTCATTGCCGTCTATCAAAATACCTTTGAGGGAGCGTCCAGTCAGACAAATGTGCAAAACAGTGAAATAATGTTAGTTTAGGTCTTTGGTTGAAATGTTAATGACACGCTGATGCCAAATGGGATACCCACACTTATGTCGAAATAAACCGCCCCGATCTTCTTGGATATCTCCTCCAGGTCACTCTGTAATCTCTTTATCCAGTCCGAAAAAAGCAAAATGAGATCTGGTCTTCTGCTAAGAATTAAACTTGCAAAATTGTTTATTTTCAATGTTTTTAAATAGGCGGAGAATGGATCAATGTCCTTCTCCAGCTTTATCTTCAAATCGCTGTAAAGCTCCTCTAAGAAATCCGGCAAATCTGCGAAATCTCCAGTCAGATCATTGCCTTGTAGCGTGCCGTTGTTCCATTTATTGTATAGGTCTTGAATCATGAATAAGACAATGGGGTGTTATTTATCTAAGTTTGCAATCTTTTAAGGATTTACCTATTATCCGGCAATTCATCATCGTTAAGCGTAAGCAACTCTAGAACAATTCACAACGGTCAATAAGAATATAATAAAAGTGCTAAATCATTATTGTATTAATATTTAATGTCAACAAAATTTGCTAATAAAGTATTTTATGTATATCTAAATATCTACTTATGCAACTAAGGGCTGTTTTTATAAGACCAAGCAATAAAACAGGCAGCGCTTATATGACTAAGTGGGGATTCCTCCCAGCACCGCTAGGTCTTCTTGCACTTGCCGGCGAAATCCTCCGAATCCCGGGAAGCGCCGTAAAGATTATCGATATGGAAGGTGACAATCTAACCATAAATGAGGCAATTGAAAGAACCTTAGAATTTAATCCAGACCTTGTTGGAATAACACTGCACGCTACTGCCGCGCATAACAATGCAGGATTTATAGCGCGTGCGATAAAGAATGCCAAACCCGACACGATCCTTGTAGCCGGAGGCCATCATGCGACGTTTCTTCCAAAAGAAATTATAGAATCAGGATTTGATATTTCCGTTCTGGGCGAGGGAGACGAGACAATTTTCGATATCGCAAATGCCATTATAAACGGAACAAGCTTTGCGGAGATTGACGGTATAGTGTATAGGAGTGACTCAAAAATCATAAAAACGCATCCGAGAAAACTTATAGGTGATCTTGATTCGCTGCCCTATCCTCCTCTTGAGCTTCTTGATGGTAGCAAGTATACATTCAAAGTTTTCGGGAGTGATGAAAAGGTAATGTGTCTTGAAACGTCCAGAGGATGTCCTTATGCTTGCGATTTTTGTTCGGTAACACCCACATGGGGAAACAAATGGCGGAACAAGTCTAATGATCGTATAATAGAGGAAATGAGAAGAGCAAGAACACTCGGCTATAACTGGATTTTCTTCACAGACGATATCTTTATAGTATATCCAAACGTGAAACAGAGAAAGGAACTCTTTGAGAGAATCATCGACGAAAGAATAGACATGAAATGGATCGTTCAGATGAGGGCAGATGTCACCGCTAAAAATCCAGATCTTATAAAACTTGCTGCGGATGCAGGAATGACCATCTCGTTCCTTGGAGTGGAATCCGGTAGCCCTGAAATACTGAAGAAAATGCATAAGGGTGAGTTTACCCCACAGTCTGTAGATGCAGTTAATATATTGTCAAGAAACAACATAGTCACTTTGGTTGGGATGATGGTTGGAGCCCCATATGAGCGACTAAGGGATGTTATCTCTACGATAAAATTCTCCAGGGCACTTGCTCGGGCAGGTGCAGATGCCATACAATTTTCCATATATACTCCACTTCCTGGAACACGCGTATTTGACAGCGCGCTTAGAGAAAACACACTATTTACCCTTGACTGGGATAGGTATGATGTTCTGACCCCCGTTATGGAGACAAATCTTGGACCAGTAATGGACCAGATAGCTCAGGCTTACGCTTATTATTCATTTTACCTGTACAAATTCTTCCGCGGAAAAATAAAGCAGATAAAACTAGAGGGGAGAAAACAGAAGCTGATCAATTCAGGAACCAGTTTCATAATGGAAATGATGCCTTCGTATATTCATGATTTTTTTAGTTTTCCCAGACTTTTGCTTGAGACCTATAATCTATATTGGTATGGCAAAAAGCATAAGCAGGAATTTTCCGCCAAGATCAAAGAAGCTCTTGAGACCTCTAACAAGATAATATATGATATGGACGGCACCGCTAAAAATCCATATTATTTGATCAAAGAGAATTGATTAGTAACTCCTTCCTTGTGAACGGGCTCGCCGGGATTTGAACCCGAGTCTTCGGCTTCGAAGGCCAACAGGATATCCTGGCTACCCCACGAGCCCAAGTGGTAATCAATGAACCGGTTAATTATTTTGTCTACTTCTTTTAGAATAGGTTTGTTAGATATAATTATCTAAGCCATTGGACCTGAACGGTAGGTCCTAAAATTACTTACGCCTCTTCTATTTTTGAGGCTTTTCTCGAAAACATCTTCAGAATATATCGAACCTGGTCGAAAAATGATGAAACACTCTTAGTAAGCTTTAGCGCTGCGTACGCCCAAAGGAGGGAGATTGCCAGAACAATAAGAGAAAATGATAGGTAACTTAGATATGCAGGGGGGGCCAGGTCAAAATAGATAGCAAATGAATCCAAGAAACCTATGGGAAAAGCGACAATGTATTTCCATGACTTTTTCAAAACAAACATTACTGCGAGGAAGCCCCAAATAGTATGGTCGATTAATGAAGATATGCGATCCAGTAGATGTGGAAGTAAGCCTGAAATATACGTAGAAATAACATTAATCTTCAATGGCAAAGCTGCTGGATTAAACTCTATTGTAAGAGTTACAGATATTATTCCCACTACGCCGAGGAGCACAAAATTTTCGCACATAGCAAGTTCAGGTCCCATTGCTATGGCGCTCTGTGAATCGAGATATTTTTTGAATATTAACGCA is a window from the Thermoplasmatales archaeon genome containing:
- a CDS encoding uracil-DNA glycosylase, yielding MQSLTDICSLITSCKKCDLYFSRKRAVCGYGTDKPKLVIIGEAPGAKEDEVGKPFVGRSGNLLNKALNYAGILSKDIYITNSVRCRPKIGKSPKITEIKSCSDYLKEEISILKPLILVPMGNSAIRSLNIILGTKLGRISELEGSLIYLDGRLIAPQYHPAAILRNPKKMEQFKDNFVKIAEILKDLDNGLSDSVLSNYKIRKINASSSYS
- a CDS encoding DNA-directed DNA polymerase II small subunit; the protein is MEKLVAANRQDVLEFFHSHGMLVSPTALDTIIKEGLGKFIPKMLSQDVLDLGYVDEATIRKLMIGDIKTDRMDFEVDLPDIRINNSVEDFQQLFVSRYKKISRLISVSSSMRGTLDIRSAKKTRGEVKVTGIVYSVDTTKNGHKRIIIEDTDDSIAVMLLKNKGLDNELILQDEVIGVIGTTSSGSGDTVIFANEIVRPDIPYRVIEDNGKPPVYVASISDIHVGSKTFRKDDFKRAMNWISRSEDEANELKYLILSGDVVDGIGVYPGQQDDLEIFNPLEQYSKLSEYLSEIPEDVTVFILPGNHDVVRLAEPQPKFSGKLKEILPKNAVLLPNPCNLRLEEKNVLVYHGMSLNDMVELIPGANFTTIGKAIEEMLKRRHLAIKYGGNTPLIPSANDYHVIEQVPDVFITGHIHSHYVGNYRGVRYVNSSTWQSQTDYQRMMNFAPNPSIMTLFDLNSKTTIIKNFDSGN
- a CDS encoding B12-binding domain-containing radical SAM protein, yielding MTKWGFLPAPLGLLALAGEILRIPGSAVKIIDMEGDNLTINEAIERTLEFNPDLVGITLHATAAHNNAGFIARAIKNAKPDTILVAGGHHATFLPKEIIESGFDISVLGEGDETIFDIANAIINGTSFAEIDGIVYRSDSKIIKTHPRKLIGDLDSLPYPPLELLDGSKYTFKVFGSDEKVMCLETSRGCPYACDFCSVTPTWGNKWRNKSNDRIIEEMRRARTLGYNWIFFTDDIFIVYPNVKQRKELFERIIDERIDMKWIVQMRADVTAKNPDLIKLAADAGMTISFLGVESGSPEILKKMHKGEFTPQSVDAVNILSRNNIVTLVGMMVGAPYERLRDVISTIKFSRALARAGADAIQFSIYTPLPGTRVFDSALRENTLFTLDWDRYDVLTPVMETNLGPVMDQIAQAYAYYSFYLYKFFRGKIKQIKLEGRKQKLINSGTSFIMEMMPSYIHDFFSFPRLLLETYNLYWYGKKHKQEFSAKIKEALETSNKIIYDMDGTAKNPYYLIKEN
- a CDS encoding GNAT family N-acetyltransferase, which encodes MVSPVIARGKKVFLCIIDKNDIPIIYETINDREVRRFLRDPDGINYLDGEFKWYENLVDHSESDRVFEIRSVQNDEFIGLIGLHKIDWKNGNAYVGYMSRKQFWGKGYMTEAVSLIDDYAFNDMGMRKLISSVFEPNVASIKVLQKNGFKQSGIFREVRLLRDYGYVNEIHFDLLKKEWEVMKKVEAEEK
- a CDS encoding nitrite reductase → MDEQVEKYIKNFLRTMPSEDLYFEAIRDVVKDLIKEYIKKKINDNEEIKNEIVSVLELYLESKLKEYDSMARMTKVTAELGLLSTPTSIKDEAINELIKTFKKEIEEIIKKTF
- the guaB gene encoding IMP dehydrogenase codes for the protein MFKDKFSKIREGLTYDDVLLVPSRTSVEPKEVKVFSKFSKNINLKIPIASSPMDTVTEENMAVAMARSGAIGILHRNVTANQQAGFVRAVKREESIIIRNVMTIAPETPISEAKSIMESKKIGGLPVVLGEKLVGIVTKRDLEFASRDKKIVEDIMVKKVISAKEEIKIDEALEILYKNKIEKLPLLDEQGRVVGLITAKDITKRQKFPDASRDKEGRLLVGAAVGPFDIDRAIMLEKEGVDVIVVDTAHAHNENVLRSLKKMRKEITVDIVAGNIATSEAAEDLISIGVDGLRVGIGPGSICTTRIVAGIGVPQVTAVSDVAEIAQSHGIPVIADGGVRFSGDIVKAIAAGANSVMLGSLLAGTEESPGTEIILSGRKYKTYRGMGSIGAIQAGISDRYGKLGANKFVSEGVEGAVPYRGKVEEVLFQLIGGLKSGMGYVGAPDIESLRMNSRFVKITSNGLKESHPHDIRIISEPPNYQIYQV